From Actinomycetota bacterium, the proteins below share one genomic window:
- a CDS encoding phosphatidate cytidylyltransferase — MAEPAPIDPAGAGAGMPRREPGARAGRNLPLAIVTALLLAGVLLGSLVLSRPAFIAFLLGIVTLALLELLNVLRARATRPAGPVVLAMGALLVAGAYLEGPSALSFGLLVTILAAFGWDLVDRGRTEVTRNVAATIFAVVYVPFM, encoded by the coding sequence GTGGCTGAGCCGGCCCCGATCGACCCCGCCGGAGCCGGGGCGGGGATGCCGCGGCGCGAGCCGGGCGCCCGGGCCGGGCGAAACCTGCCGCTGGCCATCGTCACCGCGCTGCTCCTGGCCGGCGTCCTCCTCGGCTCGCTGGTCCTGTCGCGGCCGGCGTTCATAGCCTTCCTGCTCGGGATCGTCACCCTGGCCCTGCTGGAGCTGCTGAACGTGCTGCGGGCGCGGGCCACCCGCCCGGCCGGGCCGGTCGTCCTGGCCATGGGGGCGCTGCTGGTCGCCGGGGCCTACCTGGAGGGGCCGTCGGCGCTGTCGTTCGGGCTGCTGGTGACCATCCTGGCCGCGTTCGGCTGGGACCTGGTCGACCGGGGGCGCACCGAGGTCACCCGCAACGTCGCCGCCACCATCTTCGCCGTCGTGTACGTGCCGTTCATGG